Proteins co-encoded in one Melanotaenia boesemani isolate fMelBoe1 chromosome 23, fMelBoe1.pri, whole genome shotgun sequence genomic window:
- the LOC121635096 gene encoding uncharacterized protein LOC121635096, with product MVHSCCVIGCTARWGPNKKFFRIPTEKDPEKRRKWLRAIRRLNPDAPKKAWIPSATDRVCEAHFVQGFPSHDPQHPDFVPSLEMGYPGSQKLVTKEKAVQRFERSAKRQRVSETISAAVALGDDEKMDIDATANVDPNPPALAVDNERAPQTSVSCDHADRLQQLEAETKRLAEELLAQQQAAVFYNEKCTKLQEDLSRAEFTANNLTEKQLKYFTGVRNRELFDWIVKVVSACKLPSFCKKLSITDKVLLLLMKLRLGLQNKDLAYRFKINEDQVAKIVNVGSSVMAEALNAHPTYLLETSHTPNTSITTH from the exons ATGGTTCACTCgtgttgtgtgattggctgtacgGCTCGTTGGGGgcccaacaaaaagtttttccgCATTCCCACCGAAAAAGACCccgaaaaaagaaggaaatggttaCGTGCTATCAGGCGACTAAACCCGGACGCTCCGAAGAAAGCATGGATTCCTTCAGCTACAGACAGAGTTTGTGAGGCTCATTTTGTCCAAG GTTTTCCGAGCCACGATCCGCAGCACCCAGACTTTGTTCCTAGTCTTGAAATGGGATATCCTGGATCACAGAAATTGGTAACGAAAGAAAAAGCGGTTCAGCGATTTGAACGGAGTGCCAAAAGACAACGAGTCTCGGAAACCATTTCTGCTGCTGTGGCTCTGGGTGATGATGAAAAAATGGACATTGATGCTACTGCTAACGTTGACCCCAATCCCCCTGCTTTGGCTGTGGACAACGAGAGGGCTCCACAAACCAGCGTCAGTTGTGATCATGCAGATAGACTTCAACAGCTGGAAGCAGAGACAAAGAGACTGGCAGAAGAACTTCTGGCCCAGCAACAAGCAGCTGTCTTCTACAATGAGAAGTGCACAAAACTCCAAGAAGATCTGAGTAGGGCTGAATTCACAGCTAACAATTTGACTGAGAAACAACTCAAATACTTTACAG GTGTCAGAAATCGAGAGCTATTTGATTGGATAGTTAAAGTGGTGTCTGCTTGTAAACTGCCCTCCTTTTGCAAGAAATTAAGCATCACAGACAAAGTGCTCCTCCTTTTAATGAAGCTGAGACTGGGACTACAGAACAAGGACCTCGCATACAG GTTTAAGATAAATGAAGACCAAGTAGCAAAGATAGTTAATGTTGGAAGCTCTGTAATGGCTGAGGCCCTCAA CGCCCATCCAACTTACTTGCTCGAAACATCACATACTCCAAATACAAGCATCACAACACATTGA